One Chryseobacterium sp. StRB126 genomic region harbors:
- a CDS encoding tRNA (cytidine(34)-2'-O)-methyltransferase translates to MLNVVLIEPEIPNNTGNIGRLCVGTECKLHLVHPFGFVINDKNLKRSGLDYWVHLDVTEYANVEEWINSIPDLSRVFLMSSHAEKSYLENDFQDGDWLVFGKESVGLSEEVLNQFENHLTIPMSKLIRSFNIANSVAFVVGEAKRQIGLKG, encoded by the coding sequence ATGTTAAATGTTGTTCTTATAGAACCCGAAATCCCCAATAATACAGGAAATATCGGACGCTTATGTGTGGGGACAGAATGCAAACTGCACTTAGTTCATCCCTTCGGATTTGTAATTAATGATAAAAACCTGAAGCGATCCGGATTGGATTACTGGGTTCATCTTGATGTTACTGAATATGCCAATGTAGAGGAATGGATCAACAGTATTCCGGATCTGTCACGTGTGTTTTTAATGAGTTCCCATGCGGAGAAATCATATTTGGAAAACGATTTTCAGGATGGCGACTGGCTTGTTTTCGGAAAAGAGAGTGTTGGGTTGAGCGAAGAGGTTTTGAACCAATTTGAAAACCATTTAACCATTCCGATGTCTAAGCTGATCCGAAGCTTTAATATTGCCAATTCTGTTGCTTTTGTGGTAGGAGAAGCCAAAAGACAGATTGGTTTAAAAGGGTAG
- the rlmH gene encoding 23S rRNA (pseudouridine(1915)-N(3))-methyltransferase RlmH, with protein MRISLLCIGKTDDKEITSLINYYLNRLPKHWNFEITEIPDVKNAKNLSSDLLKKEEAKLFLNHIDKNDLVIILDEKGKQFTSREFSQKIDTWMNSSVKKIHILIGGAYGFSEDVYGRANEKMSLSKMTFTHQMIRLFIVEQLYRADQILQGKPYHND; from the coding sequence ATGCGAATCAGCTTACTTTGTATCGGCAAAACGGATGATAAGGAAATTACATCCTTGATTAATTATTACCTTAACCGCCTTCCCAAGCACTGGAATTTTGAAATTACCGAGATTCCTGATGTTAAAAATGCCAAAAACCTTTCATCGGATCTTCTTAAAAAAGAGGAAGCCAAGCTTTTCCTTAATCATATTGATAAAAATGATCTGGTTATTATTCTTGACGAAAAAGGGAAACAGTTTACCAGCCGGGAATTTTCTCAGAAAATCGACACATGGATGAATTCTTCCGTAAAAAAAATACATATCCTGATTGGCGGTGCATATGGTTTTTCAGAAGATGTCTATGGCAGAGCCAATGAAAAAATGTCGTTATCTAAAATGACTTTTACTCATCAGATGATCCGCCTGTTTATTGTGGAACAGCTTTACCGTGCAGATCAGATTCTTCAGGGAAAGCCTTATCATAATGATTAA
- a CDS encoding YihY/virulence factor BrkB family protein, protein MSVKVPRFILKVQAFFDNIHIPVLGISLWQMFQIYISGIFKGKIGRKAAAISWSFTISLFPFILFLLSVLPYMPHYDKLQFYIFDVLMHNVFPSNMEGDVRGYIETNIIPNMKGISNLTIVLALIFATNGTFSLINGFNENTEEKLSDVKEFILSFFITIGFITIVFLTLFGVYYVEVVMKLFTPAYDVSWLVDNLSSIIGFVSFPLFYFILLTLFYWLGTVKITRFRQAVPGAILTTVLFVLTTYIFAIYVKDIARYNVLYGSIGSMILLMVWVNVNVYLLLFGNELNMAIRKLRIEKLLSDEIQKETVHYHTPIAEPNFESDEEHRRKLEDQKKN, encoded by the coding sequence ATGAGTGTAAAAGTTCCCAGATTTATCCTGAAAGTTCAGGCGTTTTTTGATAACATTCATATTCCTGTTTTGGGAATATCGCTTTGGCAGATGTTTCAGATTTATATCTCCGGGATTTTCAAAGGAAAGATAGGGCGGAAAGCCGCTGCTATTTCCTGGAGCTTTACCATAAGTTTATTCCCTTTTATTCTGTTTTTACTTTCGGTTTTGCCTTATATGCCACATTATGACAAGCTTCAGTTCTATATCTTTGATGTTTTGATGCATAATGTCTTCCCATCCAATATGGAAGGCGATGTGAGAGGTTATATTGAAACCAATATCATCCCCAATATGAAAGGGATCAGTAATCTGACCATTGTATTGGCTCTCATTTTTGCCACAAATGGTACTTTTTCCTTGATCAATGGGTTTAATGAGAATACAGAAGAGAAGCTCAGCGATGTAAAAGAATTTATTCTTTCATTCTTTATTACAATAGGCTTTATTACCATTGTGTTTTTAACGCTTTTTGGAGTCTATTATGTAGAGGTTGTAATGAAACTTTTTACACCTGCTTATGATGTAAGCTGGTTGGTAGATAATCTTTCCAGTATCATCGGGTTTGTCTCTTTCCCTTTATTTTATTTTATCCTTTTAACCTTATTTTACTGGTTAGGAACAGTGAAAATTACAAGATTTAGACAGGCGGTTCCGGGAGCAATTCTTACAACTGTATTATTTGTGCTTACTACCTATATTTTTGCAATCTATGTAAAAGATATTGCCCGCTATAATGTCCTTTATGGATCCATTGGAAGTATGATCCTGCTGATGGTCTGGGTGAATGTGAATGTCTATCTTTTACTCTTTGGAAATGAGCTGAATATGGCAATTAGAAAGTTAAGAATAGAGAAATTGCTGTCCGATGAGATTCAGAAAGAAACAGTTCATTATCATACTCCGATTGCAGAACCGAATTTTGAAAGTGATGAAGAACACCGAAGAAAGCTGGAAGACCAGAAGAAAAATTAA